In Macadamia integrifolia cultivar HAES 741 chromosome 12, SCU_Mint_v3, whole genome shotgun sequence, the following are encoded in one genomic region:
- the LOC122057473 gene encoding actin cytoskeleton-regulatory complex protein PAN1-like, which translates to MAGAQNQMGQLVLRAEAMSRELEASEREKVSLDNERSILLEKVEHLECELALERRECERKLSELKSQMRARLLEAEVRGVEKYRVSEAFKEEITNAIAPGYTMGATEVRDWVLGHYPGVSFADSGLVFEDDDVEAVPSATEVADADGGGGSEEGEIQLQREVPPTPGRGGSDQEALPAEDEAVNPTDAP; encoded by the exons atggcaggg GCTCAgaaccagatgggtcagctggtcCTCCGAGCCGAGGCCATGAGTCGGGAGCTCGAAGccagcgagagggagaaggtctccctagacaacgagcgctccatcctcctcgagaaggtggagcacctggagtgCGAGCTAGCcctcgagcgccgagagtgcgaaCGGAAGCTCTCGGAGTTGAAGTCGCAAATGAGGGCACGCCTTCTGGAAGCCGAAGTccgaggggtcgagaagtatcgAGTCTCCGAGGCCTTCAAGGAGGAGATCACGAACGCCATCGCCCCAGGGTACACCATgggtgctaccgaggtccgagactgggtcctcgggCACTACCCTGGGGTTTCCTTTGCCGACAGCGGCCTCGTCTTtgaggacgacgatgtggaggcggtgccatcggccaccgaggttgccgacgccgACGGTGGAGGCGGCAGCGAGGAAGGTGAGATCCAGCTGCAAagggaagtccctccgacccctggtcgtgggggttcggaccaggaggcactccccgccgaagacgaggccgTGAACCCGACAGATGCTCCTTAA